The genomic DNA CATCTCGACATACCTGGGGGATCAGGACACGGTCGCCAGAGCTGACACCCATGGGCAACCGCTTGCCGTCgcggtcgagggcgccgggtCCGACAGCGAggaccttggcctcgttgaGCTCCTTGACACTGGACTCGGGAAGGAAGATGCCGCTGGCGGTCTTGGTCTCGGCCTTGACGCGCTGGACAAGGACGCGGTCCAAAAGGGGCACGAGTGCGCGGACGGAGCGGAAGGAAGTGGCCTGTTGATACCCGTCGAG from Colletotrichum higginsianum IMI 349063 chromosome 3, whole genome shotgun sequence includes the following:
- a CDS encoding Chaperonin 10 kDa subunit; amino-acid sequence: MATSFRSVRALVPLLDRVLVQRVKAETKTASGIFLPESSVKELNEAKVLAVGPGALDRDGKRLPMGVSSGDRVLIPQFGGSPVKVGEEEYHLFRDSEILAKINESS